One Setaria viridis chromosome 3, Setaria_viridis_v4.0, whole genome shotgun sequence DNA window includes the following coding sequences:
- the LOC117850080 gene encoding KH domain-containing protein At1g09660/At1g09670 isoform X2, with amino-acid sequence MDERIPPPPFFQHSPSGVHSSPHRHNPMWSSSSDRERYLAELLAERQKLAPFVQVLPFCTRLLNQEILRASSLPPNQNFIEPERIDHGSPLRLAGQSMNGQAMDLDGWSGMQTEHLGVLQSPSMVWNGTPGVVGSPVVKKVVRIDVPVDKYPNEDKLRDKPGYEHLNDPLHVLVEAEFPADSVDARLNQAVAILEDLLKPVDESMDYYKKQQLRELAILNGTLREESPSSHLSPSVSPFNSTGMKRAKTGR; translated from the exons ATGGATGAGAGGATCCCACCGCCCCCTTTCTTCCAGCACTCACCATCCGGTGTCCATTCTTCCCCTCATCGCCACAACCCCATGtggtcttcttcctctgatAGGGAGAG ATACCTTGCTGAATTACTTGCTGAGAGGCAGAAATTAGCGCCGTTCGTGCAAGTTCTTCCATTTTGTACCAGGCTTCTAAATCAAG AAATTTTGCGGGCATCTTCGTTGCCACCTAACCAAAATTTTATTGAACCTGAGAGAATTGATCATGGTAGTCCCTTAAGATTAGCTGGCCAATCTATGAATGGTCAAGCCATGGATCTAGATGGATGGTCGGGAATGCAAACAGAG CATTTAGGAGTACTCCAATCCCCATCCATGGTATGGAATGGTACTCCGGGAGTTGTTGGCAGCCCTGTTGTGAAAAAGGTTGTCAGGATCGATGTTCCAGTTGACAAGTATCCCAAT GAAGACAAGCTGAGAGACAAGCCTGGCTATGAGCACTTAAATGATCCACTGCATGTGCTTGTGGAAGCTGAGTTCCCAGCAGATAGTGTCGATGCCCGACTAAACCAAGCTGTGGCCATATTGGAGGATCTTCTCAAACCAGTT GATGAGTCCATGGACTACTACAAGAAGCAACAGCTGAGGGAATTGGCTATACTTAATGGCACTCTAAGGGAGGAAAGCCCAAGCTCCCATCTTAGTCCCAGTGTATCCCCCTTCAATTCTACCGGGATGAAGCGCGCAAAGACAGGGCGGTGA
- the LOC117850080 gene encoding KH domain-containing protein At1g09660/At1g09670 isoform X1, whose translation MDERIPPPPFFQHSPSGVHSSPHRHNPMWSSSSDRERYLAELLAERQKLAPFVQVLPFCTRLLNQEILRASSLPPNQNFIEPERIDHGSPLRLAGQSMNGQAMDLDGWSGMQTEHLGVLQSPSMVWNGTPGVVGSPVVKKVVRIDVPVDKYPNYNFVGRLLGPRGNSLKRVEATTQCRVYIRGRGSVKDSVKEDKLRDKPGYEHLNDPLHVLVEAEFPADSVDARLNQAVAILEDLLKPVDESMDYYKKQQLRELAILNGTLREESPSSHLSPSVSPFNSTGMKRAKTGR comes from the exons ATGGATGAGAGGATCCCACCGCCCCCTTTCTTCCAGCACTCACCATCCGGTGTCCATTCTTCCCCTCATCGCCACAACCCCATGtggtcttcttcctctgatAGGGAGAG ATACCTTGCTGAATTACTTGCTGAGAGGCAGAAATTAGCGCCGTTCGTGCAAGTTCTTCCATTTTGTACCAGGCTTCTAAATCAAG AAATTTTGCGGGCATCTTCGTTGCCACCTAACCAAAATTTTATTGAACCTGAGAGAATTGATCATGGTAGTCCCTTAAGATTAGCTGGCCAATCTATGAATGGTCAAGCCATGGATCTAGATGGATGGTCGGGAATGCAAACAGAG CATTTAGGAGTACTCCAATCCCCATCCATGGTATGGAATGGTACTCCGGGAGTTGTTGGCAGCCCTGTTGTGAAAAAGGTTGTCAGGATCGATGTTCCAGTTGACAAGTATCCCAAT TACAACTTTGTTGGCCGTTTATTGGGGCCACGAGGAAACTCGCTCAAAAGAGTTGAAGCTACGACCCAATGTAGAGTATATATTCGTGGACGGGGTTCAGTGAAAGATTCTGTTAAG GAAGACAAGCTGAGAGACAAGCCTGGCTATGAGCACTTAAATGATCCACTGCATGTGCTTGTGGAAGCTGAGTTCCCAGCAGATAGTGTCGATGCCCGACTAAACCAAGCTGTGGCCATATTGGAGGATCTTCTCAAACCAGTT GATGAGTCCATGGACTACTACAAGAAGCAACAGCTGAGGGAATTGGCTATACTTAATGGCACTCTAAGGGAGGAAAGCCCAAGCTCCCATCTTAGTCCCAGTGTATCCCCCTTCAATTCTACCGGGATGAAGCGCGCAAAGACAGGGCGGTGA
- the LOC117847295 gene encoding uncharacterized protein isoform X2: MGGGGRRGPRWGLPPARSKVLGKLGPSFGAGAGCGVGVGVGLIGGVGPGFPGLHLGFGVGVGCGIGIGFGDQIDVLLDELIENTKKLIKATSKEIDKWRRA, from the exons atgggcggcggcgggcggagggggcCGCGGTGGggcctgccgccggcgaggtcgaagGTGCTGGGGAAGCTGGGCCCAtccttcggcgccggcgccggctgcggCGTCGGTGTCGGCGTCGGACTCATCGGCG GAGTCGGGCCTGGGTTCCCTGGATTGCACTTAGGATTTGGAGTTGGCGTGGGTTGTGGCATAGGGATTGGATTCGG AGATCAGATCGATGTATTGCTTGACGAGCTGATCGAGAACACAAAGAAATTAATCAAAGCAACTTCAAAGGAAATTGATAAATGGAGGCGAGCTTAA
- the LOC117847295 gene encoding uncharacterized protein isoform X1, protein MGGGGRRGPRWGLPPARSKVLGKLGPSFGAGAGCGVGVGVGLIGGVGPGFPGLHLGFGVGVGCGIGIGFGYGFGTGVAYDENGKYSNIVRSNQKSKGLPSEDQIDVLLDELIENTKKLIKATSKEIDKWRRA, encoded by the exons atgggcggcggcgggcggagggggcCGCGGTGGggcctgccgccggcgaggtcgaagGTGCTGGGGAAGCTGGGCCCAtccttcggcgccggcgccggctgcggCGTCGGTGTCGGCGTCGGACTCATCGGCG GAGTCGGGCCTGGGTTCCCTGGATTGCACTTAGGATTTGGAGTTGGCGTGGGTTGTGGCATAGGGATTGGATTCGGGTACGGTTTTGGAACAGGAGTTGCTTATGATGAAAATGGGAAATATTCAAACATTGTCAGATCAAATCAGAAATCTAAGGGCCTCCCATCAGA AGATCAGATCGATGTATTGCTTGACGAGCTGATCGAGAACACAAAGAAATTAATCAAAGCAACTTCAAAGGAAATTGATAAATGGAGGCGAGCTTAA
- the LOC117850162 gene encoding protein root UVB sensitive 6, producing MAPVMGLKRPAAAAAGAGAAAAQTVTLPAAAVRDAVRAAVREAEATAQATAPAARVPLPAAVPAEIARDGVLCLEEVDGRRWSYVVDAAGAAVKAKGRASVGAAFKAVPLQSPLPPVEEIMSFIRSYVVPEGFPHSVTPSYVPYMSWRALKHFFGGAMGVFTTRSLLNSVGVSQSRAVPGAVAINWILKDGAGRVGKMLFARQGKKFDYDLKQLRFSGDLLMELGAGIELATAAFPQLFLPMACIANVVKNVAAVTSTSTRTPIYKAYAKGENIGDVTAKGESVGNIADLLGTGLSILISKSNPSLVTSFAFLSCGYLLSSYHEVRSVVLNTLNRARFTVAVDSFIKTGYVPTLKDGNSQETVFNPPWRHEPVAIGSRFGEAFQEPASFIAIKPLFEDERYIVTYNPTKDKVYALLKDQAKPDDILKAAFHAHVLLHFINASHANLNARRRMNSNRSYQHNPVNMDFIPHIEESCKIVMSSYGVFKKKAREQGWIMSESLLNPGRARLCGVVPQ from the exons ATGGCGCCGGTGATGGGGCTgaagcggccggcggcggcggcggcgggtgcgggggcggcggccgcgcagaCCGTCACGCTGCCCGCGGCGGCCGTGCGGGACGCCGTGCGCGCCGCCGTGCGGGAGGCCGAGGCCACGGCGCAGgccaccgccccggccgccaggGTCCCGTTGCCCGCGGCGGTGCCGGCAGAGATCGCCAGGGACGGGGTGCTGTGCCTCGAGGAGGTCGACGGGAGGCGGTGGAGCTACGTggtcgacgccgccggcgccgcggtcaAGGCCAAGGGGAGGGCCTCCGTCGGGGCCGCCTTCAAGGCCGTCCCGCTCCAGTCCCCGCTACCGCCCGTAGAG GAAATAATGTCCTTTATAAGGTCATATGTTGTGCCTGAAGGCTTTCCACACAGTGTCACTCCTTCATATGTCCCATACATGTCATGGAGAGCATTGAAG cACTTCTTTGGTGGAGCAATGGGTGTGTTTACAACAAGATCCCTTCTAAACTCTGTTGGAGTCTCCCAAAGCAGGGCTGTGCCTGGTGCTGTGGCAATCAACTGGATACTCAAG GATGGGGCTGGGCGTGTTGGGAAGATGCTTTTTGCCCGCCAAGGGAAGAAATTTGACTATGACCTGAAGCAG CTCCGCTTTTCTGGTGATCTCTTGATGGAGTTAGGAGCTGGGATAGAATTAGCTACTGCAGCTTTTCCACAACTTTTCCTACCAATGGCTTGCATAGCAAATGTTGTTAAG AATGTTGCTGCTGTCACTTCGACCTCCACTCGCACACCTATCTACAAGGCATATGCGAAAGGAGAAAATATTGGTGATGTCACTGCTAAAGGAGAAAGTGTTGGAAACATAGCTGATCTG TTGGGAACTGGTTTGAGCATTCTAATCTCTAAAAGCAATCCATCACTGGTAACTTCATTTGCCTTCCTGTCTTGTGGATATCTCCTCAGTTCATATCACGAG GTGCGATCTGTTGTATTGAATACTCTAAATAGGGCAAGATTCACTGTGGCTGTGGATTCTTTCATCAAGACTG GGTATGTACCTACATTGAAAGATGGAAACTCACAAGAGACAGTATTTAATCCACCTTGGCGACATGAGCCAGTTGCAATAG GATCAAGATTTGGGGAGGCATTTCAGGAACCTGCTTCGTTTATTGCTATAAAGCCTTTGTTTGAG GATGAGAGGTATATTGTTACATATAACCCAACAAAGGACAAGGTATATGCTTTGCTCAAGGACCAAGCAAAGCCGGATGACATTCTCAAAGCTGCTTTCCAT GCACATGTGTTACTGCATTTTATCAATGCTTCACATGCTAACTTGAATGCAAGAAGGCGCATGAACTCCAACCGGTCATACCAGCATAATCCAGTGAACATGGACTTCATACCACACATTGAGGAGTCGTGCAAGATTGTAATGTCATCTTATGGAGTTTTCAAGAAGAAAGCAAGAGAACAG GGATGGATAATGTCGGAATCACTTCTTAACCCTGGACGAGCGCGATTGTGTGGAGTAGTACCACAATGA
- the LOC117850164 gene encoding PHD finger protein ALFIN-LIKE 5, translated as MDPGAGAHYSARTAEEVFRDFRGRRAGMIKALTTDVEKFYQLCDPEKENLCLYGYPNETWEVTLPAEEVPPEIPEPALGINFARDGMNEKDWLALVAVHSDSWLLAVAFYFAARFGFDKEARRRLFNMINNLPTIFEVVTGVAKKQTKEKGPNSTSKSNKPSSKMPSRPESHSKATKGSAPPKDDDDDESGEEYEEEEERDNTLCGSCGTNDGKDEFWICCDSCERWYHGKCVKITPARAEHIKHYKCPDCSNKRARA; from the exons ATggaccccggcgccggcgcgcactACTCCGCCCGCACCGCGGAGGAGGTCTTCCGCGActtccgcggccgccgcgcgggcaTGATCAAGGCCCTCACCACCG ATGTGGAGAAGTTCTACCAGCTCTGCGACCCCG AAAAGGAAAATTTATGCCTTTATGGTTACCCCAATGAAACATGGGAAGTAACTTTGCCGGCGGAGGAAGTTCCTCCGGAGATCCCTGAACCAGCATTGGGaataaactttgcgagggacgGCATGAATGAGAAGGATTGGTTGGCACTAGTTGCCGTTCACAGCGATTCCTGGTTACTAGCTGTTGCATTCTACTTTGCGGCCCGGTTTGGGTTTGACAAAGAGGCCAG GAGGCGACTCTTCAACATGATAAATAACTTGCCCACAATATTTGAAGTAGTGACTGGGGTTGCCAAGAAACAAACCAAGGAGAAGGGCCCCAATAGTACCAGTAAAAGCAACAAACCAAGTTCGAAAATG CCATCAAGACCCGAGTCTCATTCGAAGGCAACAAAAGGGTCGGCACCCCccaaggatgatgatgatgatgagagtGGCGAAGAAtacgaagaagaggaagaacgTGATAACACCTTATGTGGGTCCTGTGGAACAAATGACGGCAAGGACGAGTTCTGGATCTGCTGCGACAGTTGCGAACGGTGGTACCATGGGAAGTGTGTCAAGATCACACCTGCTCGAGCTGAGCATATCAAGCACTACAAGTGCCCAGATTGCAGCAACAAGAGGGCAAGAGCCTAG